The proteins below come from a single Chryseobacterium capnotolerans genomic window:
- the bshB1 gene encoding bacillithiol biosynthesis deacetylase BshB1, with protein sequence MKTDILAFGAHPDDVELGCGGTIAKLVSEGKKCVVVDLTRGELGTRGTDETRKAEAADAAKILGLSARENLGMKDGFLVNSEEYQMRIVKMIRKYRPEIVLANAIDDRHPDHAKGAKLVSDACFLSGLRKIETVIDGEAQEVWRPKHVFHYIQWKDIKPEFVIDISEFLDKKIASCMAYKTQFYDPTSKEPETPITTKDFFESLTYRAQDLGRLSGVTYAEGFTSERLISLKNFDGIVW encoded by the coding sequence ATGAAAACAGATATACTTGCTTTTGGTGCACATCCTGATGATGTAGAATTAGGATGTGGAGGAACAATTGCTAAATTGGTTTCTGAAGGAAAAAAATGTGTTGTCGTAGATCTTACCAGGGGAGAACTCGGGACAAGAGGTACAGATGAAACAAGAAAAGCTGAAGCGGCAGATGCTGCCAAAATTCTTGGACTCTCCGCAAGAGAGAATCTGGGAATGAAAGATGGCTTTTTGGTGAATTCCGAAGAATACCAAATGAGGATTGTAAAAATGATTCGCAAATACAGGCCAGAAATCGTTTTAGCCAATGCTATTGATGATAGACATCCAGACCATGCAAAAGGAGCGAAATTAGTGTCGGATGCGTGCTTTTTGTCCGGGCTGAGAAAAATTGAGACTGTAATAGACGGGGAAGCTCAGGAAGTGTGGAGGCCTAAGCATGTTTTTCATTATATCCAATGGAAAGATATTAAACCGGAGTTCGTTATTGACATTTCAGAGTTTCTTGATAAAAAGATTGCATCATGTATGGCTTACAAAACCCAATTTTATGATCCTACTTCTAAGGAACCTGAGACTCCAATTACTACAAAAGACTTCTTTGAGAGTTTAACTTACCGTGCACAGGATTTAGGGCGGTTATCGGGAGTTACTTACGCTGAGGGCTTTACGTCAGAAAGATTAATTTCTTTGAAAAATTTTGATGGAATTGTTTGGTAG
- a CDS encoding DUF4132 domain-containing protein, whose product MLKGKPNYFERVNLGSKDAEKLKEYIKTDIWEDPNYYDLLVYFFGENAELVKYVWNKMPYKMYQSSYFRRSFRAPHREDYTLLNQVNFIRELMMFPCIYSYNGDQNFDLSLEEQIIYDNEFTHNSSRFYIWSAAIDTGNTAIYQLIEDVIFNKHPEGKVSLNIIKALLNSEQKKCWELVEKLLLAAQRQEGLRQTILEALDETSVGALEYMTNVIIEQKLTRFSSVVRAVDTWTGLGWEAEKESVVKSILSLADHYFKNPTEISTAVKSKNNNEVYMALWVQAVWDVEKTVPYLHELFDKGDTEKKCLAIKFATETADPYIQMPLYYKAVLNGNLEVLAFAGDPMSTLLSANTETKFFINSGDYPDFFEKLHELTQKIEIKEKKFEAKVFSWLNVTFKKSDLYASMFYLVGEDSDKLDLLLSYFDQFDLSLRELLTRNILREFYCYSLSYATGKKKLKVTAFQKEFAFKILKDRGEALVASGINVLLQDPLSKEEIMAFFDLFKRKGGVLRKKLIELVLQQEDGVISPLVDELMVKGDLEQRAASLDIMLQLQNEKRVSAQITNWTKQYTERPKITEREQGLLDQINPSGDQTILSEDNGYGFYSPGVISKFALPKVESNSIYAQAVKKDKYGFTKPMDEIKAEIKKLNDLFLQYKDHEYESDEWDGSVTTLLMGNTFRQIKRNTEGFTLEQMAQNYPLHEVWEQWYLDSGLQPRDLFLLTLAESCDRKIFRDFMENYVFYYKDLLINPLKGRYAWENPIIMILQSLRDKFVFEERIDFALDATSTIFANLPENVISYKGKDSNDYYYQDQGNGWQKLDFFMPFLWAVPKTNLTDEQHTKQWNLYRWMQYNGLKENIKKSVPDFYFFCKAYELKLITKEELYEGILTADSAIRELTTVKTNYYNKEKYLEQFPFLKPMIVEIQDKFLDIELIRGDANTAVSHFVQDFQTIYGAQRFAQILKGLGKSGLYANYIYSYGNQSMTKQKLFSKLISECYPLESDTQKGFNEIMKKEKISELRLIQAAVYAPQWQSLVSSYLGWKGLDSAIWWMHAHTKTGAYEEQNAKLESEVAKYSSVDIQEFKDGAVDKDWFTKAYKELGKARWEMLYESAKYISDGNGHRRARLYSDTLSGSLKIKEVTAKVKDKRDQDYLRVYGLVPLSKTNPEKDVLSRYEYIQQFKKESKEFGSMKQSSEALAIRVALENLARNAGYPDPIRLTWAMETKQIQLLLSKETQVTIDGVTVGLIIEDNGKAELVVFRDDKQLKSIPPKIKKDKSIVELTNNRKAMREQWTRSRKGLEEAMIRGDEFFLKEIKTLFEHPIIVKHLEKLVFISNDDKIGFYHDGILVNAHGEIQKLNEENTLRIAHCIDLHEHSVWSDYQHYCFKEKLIQPFKQIFRELYVPTPDELKEKSISRRYAGHQIQPKQTLALLKTRGWKVDYEEGLQKVYHKEGFQVKLYAMADWFSPADIESPTLETIEFHSLKDYKNIPFEEINPRLFSEVMRDVDLVVSVAHVGGVDPEASHSSIEMRAVLMRETARLFKLDNVRIEGAHVLIKGKMAEYSVHLGSAVVHQTPGLYLSILPVHSQHRGRLFLPFADDDPKSAEVLSKVLLLAKDNEIQDPTILSQIKREYV is encoded by the coding sequence TTGCTGAAAGGTAAGCCTAATTATTTTGAAAGAGTAAACTTAGGTTCAAAAGACGCTGAAAAACTTAAAGAATATATCAAAACTGATATTTGGGAAGATCCGAATTATTATGATTTATTGGTTTATTTCTTTGGGGAGAATGCTGAGCTGGTAAAATATGTATGGAATAAAATGCCTTATAAAATGTATCAGAGCAGTTATTTCAGACGTTCGTTCCGGGCACCTCACCGTGAAGATTATACACTCCTCAATCAGGTTAACTTTATACGGGAACTGATGATGTTTCCTTGTATTTATTCTTATAATGGAGATCAGAATTTTGACTTGTCTTTAGAAGAACAAATTATTTATGATAATGAATTTACGCATAATTCAAGCCGTTTTTATATTTGGTCTGCCGCAATAGATACTGGAAATACAGCTATTTATCAATTAATTGAAGATGTTATTTTTAATAAGCATCCAGAAGGAAAAGTTTCTCTGAATATTATCAAAGCTTTACTCAATAGTGAGCAGAAGAAATGTTGGGAATTGGTAGAAAAGCTTTTACTGGCTGCTCAAAGGCAGGAAGGCTTACGGCAGACAATCCTTGAAGCTTTGGATGAAACAAGCGTTGGGGCTTTGGAATATATGACGAATGTAATTATTGAGCAAAAACTTACCCGATTTTCATCTGTTGTAAGGGCTGTAGATACCTGGACCGGCTTAGGCTGGGAAGCAGAAAAAGAATCTGTAGTGAAAAGTATTTTGTCATTAGCGGATCATTACTTTAAAAATCCAACAGAAATTTCAACAGCGGTAAAAAGTAAGAACAATAACGAAGTCTATATGGCACTGTGGGTACAGGCGGTATGGGATGTTGAAAAAACAGTTCCTTATCTGCATGAGCTATTTGATAAAGGTGATACGGAAAAGAAATGCCTGGCTATTAAATTTGCCACAGAAACAGCTGACCCCTACATTCAGATGCCTTTGTATTATAAAGCTGTATTGAATGGTAACTTAGAAGTACTGGCTTTTGCTGGTGACCCTATGTCAACACTACTGAGTGCTAATACAGAAACGAAATTTTTTATCAATAGTGGAGATTATCCGGACTTCTTTGAAAAACTTCATGAGCTGACTCAAAAAATTGAGATTAAGGAAAAGAAATTTGAAGCAAAGGTATTCTCATGGCTGAATGTTACTTTCAAAAAAAGTGATCTGTATGCTTCCATGTTTTATTTGGTAGGAGAGGATAGTGATAAGCTGGATCTGCTACTTTCTTATTTTGACCAATTTGACCTTTCACTACGTGAATTATTGACCCGGAATATATTACGTGAGTTTTACTGTTACTCCCTGTCGTATGCAACAGGAAAAAAGAAACTGAAAGTAACAGCTTTCCAAAAAGAATTTGCTTTTAAAATTTTAAAAGACAGAGGAGAGGCACTGGTAGCCTCCGGAATTAATGTATTGCTGCAAGACCCTTTAAGCAAAGAAGAAATCATGGCTTTCTTTGACTTATTTAAAAGAAAAGGTGGAGTACTTCGTAAAAAGCTTATAGAATTAGTTCTTCAGCAGGAAGATGGTGTCATTTCTCCATTAGTCGATGAATTGATGGTTAAAGGAGATCTGGAGCAACGTGCAGCATCTCTGGACATTATGCTTCAGCTTCAAAATGAAAAAAGAGTATCTGCTCAGATTACCAATTGGACCAAACAATATACTGAAAGACCAAAAATAACAGAAAGAGAGCAAGGGTTATTGGATCAGATCAACCCATCCGGCGATCAGACCATTCTTTCTGAAGATAATGGATATGGTTTTTATAGTCCTGGTGTGATATCAAAGTTTGCTTTGCCAAAAGTAGAATCAAACTCAATATATGCACAGGCTGTTAAAAAAGATAAATATGGGTTTACAAAACCTATGGATGAGATAAAAGCGGAAATAAAGAAGCTTAATGATTTATTTCTTCAATATAAAGATCATGAATATGAATCTGATGAATGGGATGGCTCTGTAACAACTTTGCTGATGGGAAATACTTTCCGTCAAATTAAAAGGAATACAGAGGGGTTTACTTTGGAGCAAATGGCGCAAAATTATCCTTTGCATGAGGTCTGGGAACAATGGTATCTGGATTCAGGATTACAGCCTAGAGATCTATTTTTATTGACATTGGCTGAGAGTTGTGACAGAAAAATTTTCAGAGATTTTATGGAGAATTATGTATTCTACTACAAAGATCTTTTAATAAATCCTCTGAAAGGAAGATATGCATGGGAAAATCCAATCATCATGATTCTGCAGTCGTTAAGGGATAAATTCGTATTTGAAGAGCGTATAGATTTTGCATTAGATGCTACCAGTACAATTTTTGCTAACCTTCCTGAAAATGTTATCAGCTATAAAGGAAAAGACAGTAATGATTATTACTACCAGGACCAGGGAAATGGCTGGCAGAAACTGGATTTTTTCATGCCTTTCTTATGGGCTGTTCCAAAAACAAATCTTACCGATGAACAACATACCAAGCAATGGAATTTATACCGATGGATGCAGTATAATGGTTTGAAAGAAAATATTAAAAAATCTGTTCCTGATTTTTATTTTTTCTGTAAAGCATATGAATTAAAACTCATCACAAAAGAAGAACTGTATGAAGGGATTCTGACCGCTGATTCAGCAATAAGAGAACTTACTACGGTGAAAACTAATTATTACAATAAAGAAAAATATCTTGAACAGTTTCCTTTCCTGAAACCTATGATTGTGGAAATTCAGGATAAATTCCTTGACATAGAACTTATAAGGGGAGATGCTAATACTGCTGTATCTCATTTTGTACAGGATTTTCAGACAATATATGGAGCCCAGCGTTTTGCACAGATTCTGAAAGGACTTGGTAAATCAGGTTTATATGCCAATTATATTTATAGCTATGGTAATCAAAGTATGACCAAGCAAAAGCTATTCTCTAAATTAATTTCCGAATGTTATCCATTAGAAAGTGATACACAGAAGGGATTTAATGAAATCATGAAGAAAGAAAAAATTTCTGAGCTTCGTTTGATTCAGGCTGCAGTGTATGCACCGCAATGGCAGTCACTTGTTAGTAGCTATTTGGGGTGGAAGGGCTTGGATTCCGCGATTTGGTGGATGCATGCCCATACGAAAACCGGAGCGTATGAAGAACAGAATGCTAAACTGGAAAGTGAGGTTGCCAAATATTCATCAGTCGATATTCAAGAATTTAAAGATGGAGCAGTAGATAAAGATTGGTTTACAAAAGCCTATAAAGAATTAGGTAAAGCCCGTTGGGAGATGTTATATGAGTCTGCAAAATACATTTCAGACGGAAACGGACACCGAAGAGCAAGGTTGTATTCTGATACCTTATCCGGAAGCTTAAAAATCAAGGAAGTAACAGCTAAAGTAAAAGACAAGCGTGATCAGGATTATCTTCGTGTCTATGGGCTTGTTCCTTTGAGCAAAACAAATCCGGAAAAGGATGTATTGAGCAGATACGAATACATTCAGCAATTCAAAAAAGAGAGTAAAGAGTTTGGTTCTATGAAGCAGTCGAGTGAAGCTTTAGCAATTCGTGTGGCTCTTGAAAACCTGGCAAGAAATGCAGGGTATCCTGATCCGATAAGATTGACATGGGCTATGGAAACCAAGCAGATTCAATTGCTTTTATCAAAAGAAACTCAAGTGACCATTGATGGTGTGACTGTAGGTTTGATTATAGAGGATAATGGAAAAGCGGAACTGGTTGTATTCAGGGATGATAAACAGCTGAAATCTATTCCGCCGAAAATTAAGAAAGATAAATCCATTGTGGAACTAACCAACAATCGGAAGGCCATGCGGGAACAATGGACCCGCTCCAGAAAAGGGTTAGAAGAAGCTATGATAAGAGGTGATGAATTTTTCTTAAAAGAAATTAAAACTCTTTTTGAACATCCAATTATTGTTAAACATTTAGAGAAGCTAGTATTTATTTCCAACGATGATAAAATAGGTTTCTACCATGATGGAATTCTTGTTAATGCTCATGGCGAGATCCAGAAATTAAATGAAGAAAATACTTTACGTATTGCACATTGTATAGACCTTCATGAACATTCTGTATGGAGTGATTATCAGCATTATTGCTTTAAAGAAAAGCTTATTCAGCCGTTCAAGCAGATCTTCAGAGAATTGTATGTTCCGACTCCTGATGAATTGAAGGAAAAATCTATTTCCCGCAGATATGCAGGACATCAGATTCAGCCTAAGCAAACATTGGCATTGCTAAAAACAAGAGGCTGGAAGGTAGATTATGAGGAGGGATTGCAGAAAGTGTATCATAAAGAAGGGTTCCAGGTGAAGCTGTATGCCATGGCAGACTGGTTTTCTCCGGCAGATATAGAAAGTCCGACTCTGGAAACGATAGAATTCCATTCATTAAAGGATTATAAGAATATTCCTTTTGAAGAAATTAATCCAAGATTATTCTCTGAGGTAATGCGGGATGTAGATCTGGTGGTTTCCGTGGCCCATGTAGGCGGAGTAGACCCTGAAGCCAGTCATTCATCTATTGAAATGAGAGCCGTGCTGATGAGAGAGACAGCCCGTTTATTTAAACTGGATAATGTCAGAATTGAAGGAGCTCATGTATTAATAAAAGGGAAGATGGCAGAATACAGTGTGCATTTAGGAAGTGCTGTTGTACATCAGACTCCAGGACTGTATTTATCTATACTTCCGGTTCATTCTCAGCATCGAGGACGATTATTCCTACCTTTTGCAGATGATGATCCGAAATCAGCAGAAGTATTGTCTAAAGTATTATTACTTGCTAAGGACAATGAAATTCAGGATCCAACTATATTGTCGCAGATCAAGCGAGAGTATGTATAA
- a CDS encoding DUF3276 family protein, with product MSEYKERHENEIFTKVLKAGRRTYFFDVRETKAGDYYLTITESKKNFGENGEATFEKHKIYLYKEDFKSFQEMFNESTDFIINEKGEDVISEKHDKDFKSRSYTIDSDDEV from the coding sequence ATGAGTGAATACAAGGAACGCCATGAAAATGAAATTTTCACGAAGGTGTTAAAAGCAGGAAGAAGAACTTATTTCTTTGATGTGCGCGAGACGAAAGCAGGAGATTATTATCTTACCATCACTGAGAGTAAGAAAAATTTCGGAGAGAATGGGGAAGCTACATTCGAGAAGCATAAAATTTACCTTTACAAGGAAGATTTTAAGAGTTTTCAGGAGATGTTTAATGAGTCCACAGATTTCATCATTAATGAAAAGGGTGAGGATGTAATTTCAGAAAAACATGACAAAGATTTCAAAAGCAGATCTTATACAATAGATTCTGACGACGAAGTTTAA
- a CDS encoding ABC transporter ATP-binding protein yields MKALKTLNPYFWKHRILLFWGVLFIIASNFFNIYKVQFVGKSVDELTKSGNLGFNQQVLIYVGIIVGCSLLTGFFTFMMRQTIIVASRRIEYELKNKIYRHYQDLSLTDYKQTTIGDLMNRLSEDVVAVRMYLGPGVMYVANLIVLVLITAIYMIKTDASMTLWTLLPLPILSFAIYKVSSIINKKSKVMQKSQSAISTFVQDSFSGIRVVKFFAREKYIQKNYGIKVTDYQNKALDLAKTEAYFFTIILFVIGLLNVAIIWIGGTKYIAGELSIGKIADFFMYINTLIFPFSMVGWVTSVNQRAEASMQRINEFMDKRSEIISTNFETYPIKGDIEFRNVSYVYPNTGIKALENLSFKIKAGESLAIMGKTGSGKSTIALLLCRLIDPTEGEILIDGKNLKEHNLENYRNFIGYIPQESYLFSDSIENNIGFAIDHPSHEKVIEYAQIADVHKNIVEFKEQYKTLVGERGVMLSGGQKQRICIARALIKDPNIIIFDDSLSALDTETEQNILENIDRKISNATSIIITHRESSAQKADQIINLTEITNSVTA; encoded by the coding sequence ATGAAAGCGCTAAAAACCTTAAACCCCTATTTTTGGAAACACAGAATCCTATTGTTTTGGGGTGTATTATTTATCATTGCCAGTAATTTTTTCAATATATATAAAGTTCAGTTTGTAGGAAAATCCGTAGATGAGCTTACCAAAAGCGGAAATCTTGGTTTCAATCAGCAGGTACTTATTTATGTCGGAATTATTGTAGGCTGTTCACTTTTAACAGGATTCTTCACTTTTATGATGCGGCAGACCATCATTGTGGCATCCAGAAGAATTGAGTACGAACTTAAAAATAAGATCTACAGACATTATCAGGATTTATCTTTAACAGACTATAAACAGACTACTATTGGGGATTTAATGAACCGATTAAGTGAAGATGTAGTGGCGGTAAGAATGTACCTTGGTCCTGGAGTAATGTATGTGGCCAACCTTATTGTTCTTGTACTGATCACTGCTATCTATATGATAAAGACAGATGCATCCATGACTTTATGGACTTTGCTGCCTCTTCCTATTTTATCATTTGCTATTTATAAGGTGAGTTCAATTATCAATAAAAAGTCGAAGGTAATGCAGAAAAGCCAGTCTGCCATTTCAACTTTTGTACAGGATAGTTTTTCAGGAATCCGTGTTGTAAAATTTTTCGCAAGAGAAAAATATATTCAAAAAAACTATGGAATAAAAGTTACTGATTACCAGAATAAAGCTTTGGACCTTGCCAAAACAGAAGCTTATTTTTTCACCATTATTCTGTTTGTAATCGGCTTACTGAATGTTGCCATTATCTGGATTGGAGGAACAAAATATATTGCTGGAGAATTAAGCATCGGTAAAATAGCTGATTTCTTCATGTACATTAATACACTGATCTTCCCATTTTCTATGGTAGGCTGGGTAACGTCTGTAAATCAAAGAGCAGAAGCTTCTATGCAAAGGATCAATGAATTTATGGATAAAAGGTCTGAGATCATCAGTACTAACTTTGAGACATATCCTATTAAAGGAGATATTGAGTTCAGAAATGTATCGTATGTTTATCCCAATACGGGTATCAAAGCACTGGAGAATTTAAGTTTTAAAATCAAAGCCGGAGAATCCCTTGCCATTATGGGGAAAACCGGAAGCGGAAAGTCTACTATAGCACTTCTTTTATGCAGACTGATCGACCCTACTGAAGGAGAAATCCTTATTGATGGTAAAAACCTTAAAGAACATAATCTCGAGAACTATAGAAACTTCATTGGGTACATTCCTCAGGAAAGCTATTTATTCTCTGATTCTATTGAAAATAATATCGGATTTGCCATTGATCATCCATCTCATGAGAAAGTAATTGAGTATGCTCAGATTGCAGATGTCCACAAAAATATTGTTGAGTTTAAGGAACAATATAAAACACTTGTTGGTGAACGCGGAGTCATGCTTTCGGGAGGCCAAAAGCAAAGAATTTGCATTGCCAGAGCCCTGATTAAGGACCCAAATATCATTATTTTTGACGATTCTTTATCGGCTTTAGACACCGAAACAGAGCAGAATATCCTTGAAAATATTGACCGAAAAATCAGTAATGCGACCTCCATAATTATCACACACAGAGAGTCTAGCGCTCAAAAAGCAGACCAAATTATCAACCTCACCGAAATTACCAATTCTGTAACCGCATAG
- a CDS encoding transcription antitermination protein NusB, translated as MLGRRQIREKVVQAVYSYYQNPVKFDVLEKNMFAGIEKIYYLYIYQLNFLVGLKELAEHQIEIGKNKYLKTDADINPNQKFINNQVLLKLEENPERLFFTGQHKQLKWDMHDDLLVKTFQRITAGKRYQDFMKEEGFSFEEDQKFIGKLFLRYIAENDDFHDYLGDKELSWYDDIHIANSMVQKTIGFLREDEESRTLIKMIKDEDDKTFAAKLLKDTLNNWENNEKKLEERLENWDLERISLMDKVILSTAIAELDNFAFTPSRVIINEYIEIAKVFATDRSNIFINGILDKYCKDQNRI; from the coding sequence ATGTTAGGAAGACGACAAATTCGTGAAAAAGTAGTACAGGCGGTGTATTCATACTATCAGAACCCTGTAAAATTTGATGTTTTAGAGAAAAACATGTTCGCTGGAATAGAGAAAATCTATTATCTCTATATCTATCAGCTTAATTTTTTAGTAGGTCTAAAAGAATTAGCTGAACATCAAATTGAAATCGGTAAGAATAAATATCTTAAAACCGATGCTGATATTAATCCTAACCAAAAATTCATCAACAACCAGGTATTGCTTAAGCTGGAAGAAAATCCAGAGAGATTATTCTTCACAGGTCAGCACAAGCAGTTGAAGTGGGATATGCATGATGATTTATTGGTAAAGACTTTCCAAAGAATTACTGCTGGAAAACGTTACCAGGATTTCATGAAAGAAGAAGGATTTTCTTTTGAAGAGGATCAGAAGTTTATCGGGAAATTATTTTTAAGATATATTGCTGAAAATGATGATTTCCACGATTATCTTGGAGATAAAGAACTTTCATGGTATGACGATATCCATATTGCCAATTCCATGGTACAAAAAACAATCGGGTTCCTAAGAGAAGATGAAGAAAGCAGAACTTTAATCAAAATGATTAAAGATGAAGATGACAAAACTTTCGCGGCAAAATTATTGAAAGATACCCTGAACAACTGGGAAAACAACGAGAAAAAGCTGGAAGAAAGATTGGAAAACTGGGATCTTGAAAGAATTTCCCTAATGGATAAAGTAATCCTTTCAACTGCTATTGCTGAGCTTGATAACTTCGCCTTCACCCCTTCAAGAGTAATTATTAATGAATATATTGAGATTGCAAAAGTGTTTGCTACAGACCGTTCGAATATCTTCATTAATGGTATTTTAGATAAATATTGTAAAGATCAAAATAGAATATAA
- a CDS encoding DUF1573 domain-containing protein — MKKTLSIIALSIIGFGLVSCKKENKETQSADAVTTDSTAAGTPAPTDSTAAPVTGETPAAPVSNEPSTSIALSESNFDFGKIKKGDKVEHVYEITNTGKNPLVISEVKPGCGCTAPDFTKEPIMPGKKGKITLHFDSSNFDGNVQKYADVFANVEKSPIKLTFTANIQP, encoded by the coding sequence ATGAAAAAGACGTTATCAATTATCGCCTTGTCAATTATAGGCTTTGGATTAGTTTCTTGTAAAAAAGAAAACAAAGAAACTCAAAGCGCTGATGCAGTCACTACTGACTCTACGGCTGCAGGAACTCCTGCACCAACTGATTCTACAGCTGCACCTGTAACAGGAGAAACTCCTGCTGCACCGGTTTCTAACGAACCATCTACTTCTATTGCTTTATCTGAAAGCAACTTCGATTTTGGAAAAATTAAAAAAGGAGATAAAGTAGAGCACGTATACGAAATTACCAATACAGGGAAAAATCCTTTGGTTATTTCTGAAGTGAAGCCTGGATGTGGATGTACAGCTCCTGATTTTACAAAAGAGCCTATCATGCCAGGTAAAAAAGGAAAAATTACATTACATTTTGACTCTTCAAACTTTGATGGAAACGTTCAGAAATATGCAGATGTTTTTGCAAACGTAGAAAAGTCTCCAATCAAATTAACGTTCACTGCGAACATTCAACCATAA
- the yajC gene encoding preprotein translocase subunit YajC, with amino-acid sequence MLTLFLQAQPQGSSSMMLIMMGVMFVGFYFLMIRPQMKKQKQEKNFQEELKVGTRVVLTSGLHGRIAQVQDDGFVIETLSGKLKFEKAAVSREMTQSRFGDKAKTADKPADKKK; translated from the coding sequence ATGTTAACATTATTTTTACAGGCACAGCCACAAGGTTCTTCATCTATGATGCTGATTATGATGGGTGTGATGTTTGTAGGGTTTTATTTCCTGATGATCAGACCACAAATGAAGAAGCAGAAACAGGAAAAAAACTTTCAGGAAGAACTTAAGGTAGGAACCAGAGTTGTGCTTACTTCAGGTCTTCACGGAAGAATTGCTCAGGTTCAGGATGACGGTTTTGTTATCGAAACATTATCCGGAAAACTGAAGTTTGAAAAAGCTGCTGTTTCCAGAGAAATGACTCAAAGTCGTTTTGGAGATAAAGCAAAAACTGCCGATAAACCAGCAGATAAAAAGAAATAG
- a CDS encoding SDR family NAD(P)-dependent oxidoreductase: MNQNTGKTVLILGANSDVAKQCIIQYLEKGFSVIAASRNTKSLEDFIVSNSLDQNKVTVLYFDAADFNSHQQFYRELPVKPHIVVYSAGFLVDNQKALRDFKGAKQMMEVNYMGGVSILNIIAMDESNKNLERIIGLSSLSGVRGRKSNFVYGSTKAAFTQYLAGLRQELAFRKITVNVLVIGYIRTKINEGLELNESLIMEPDYVAKFIVNAGNSFTIVPNFKWKIIYHILRLLPESLAAKLP, from the coding sequence ATGAATCAAAACACAGGCAAAACAGTTCTCATTCTAGGCGCTAATTCAGACGTAGCGAAGCAATGCATCATCCAATACCTTGAAAAAGGATTTTCTGTGATAGCGGCCTCCAGAAACACAAAATCATTAGAAGATTTTATCGTGTCAAATAGTTTGGATCAGAACAAAGTAACGGTTTTGTATTTTGATGCTGCAGATTTTAATTCTCATCAACAGTTTTACCGTGAACTTCCAGTAAAACCTCATATTGTAGTATATTCGGCAGGATTTCTCGTTGATAATCAAAAAGCTTTGAGAGATTTTAAAGGAGCCAAGCAAATGATGGAGGTTAATTATATGGGGGGCGTTTCTATTCTGAATATAATTGCGATGGACGAAAGCAATAAAAACCTGGAAAGAATCATAGGTCTATCTTCCTTATCCGGAGTGAGAGGCAGAAAAAGTAATTTTGTATATGGAAGTACAAAGGCTGCATTTACCCAATATCTGGCGGGATTAAGACAAGAATTGGCTTTCAGAAAAATTACAGTGAATGTTTTGGTGATAGGGTATATCCGTACAAAAATTAATGAAGGACTAGAATTGAATGAATCCTTAATCATGGAACCGGATTATGTGGCAAAATTCATTGTGAATGCCGGAAATTCCTTTACCATCGTTCCTAATTTTAAATGGAAAATTATTTATCATATCCTGAGACTTTTACCGGAAAGCCTGGCTGCAAAACTGCCATAG